In Gossypium arboreum isolate Shixiya-1 chromosome 5, ASM2569848v2, whole genome shotgun sequence, a single genomic region encodes these proteins:
- the LOC108450340 gene encoding auxin response factor 4 isoform X1, which translates to MEIDLNHALNEVEKTVLCNGSCEKASACVYCLSSSSSSSSSSSSSSSSTSCTSNSGSPPCSSSIDLELWHACAGPLTSLPKKGNVVVYFPQGHLEQLALAFPFSPLDTFDLPSQIFCKVMNVQLLANKENDEVYTQVTLLPQPELRGHNLGSKQLDEVEADEHADGSPSKPTSHMFCKTLTASDTSIHGGFSAPRRAAEDCFPRLDYKQTRPSQELVVKDLHGVEWRFRHIYRGQPRRHLLTTGWSVFVSQKNLIAGDAVLFLRGEDGELRLGIRRAVRPRTGLPDSIIAQHNSYPKVLSAVANALSTKSVFQVCYCPRASHAEFVIPFQKYIKSITNPMCTGARFRMKCEMDDLPERRCNGVVTGIGDSDPYKWPNSKWRCLMVRWDDDIASDHQERVSPWEIDPSVFPPPLIIPSPFKLKKLRTGLQTAALDTPVTGGVGYLDFEESTRSSKVLQGQENVGFISPVYGCGTVNHPLHFEMQSMAHQSLASTGLGKSNISDFMRAHSSSHTGFAETNRFPKVLQGQEICSLRSLTHKADLNLGVWAKTNHGCNSFNMNQAPNTNFYPEGLRNIYFPYNEFYRAGQEPKMCSYASTLPRGNVLFNASSIKPGVSVDDIRKPNPPNDHKPMENIPSPGFGKKLRNQQDECYKGNVSGCKLFGFSLTAESPTLNSQNSGKRSCTKVHKQGSLVGRAIDLSRLYGYKDLITELEHLFGMEGLLSAPDKGWRVLYTDRDNDVMVVGDDPWHEFCDVVSKIHIYTGEEVEKMTIGMGSDETQSCLEEAAVIMEASKSSSVGQPDSSPTVMRGMKISACF; encoded by the exons atggaaattgatcTGAACCATGCATTAAACGAGGTGGAGAAGACTGTACTTTGCAATGGCAGCTGTGAAAAAGCTAGTGCTTGCGTTTACTGTTTGTCGTCGTCGTCGTCATCATCATcgtcatcatcatcttcttcttcttctacttCATGTACTTCAAACTCAGGTTCACCTCCTTGTTCATCTTCCATTGACTTGGAGCTTTGGCATGCTTGTGCTGGTCCTCTCACATCACTTCCAAAGAAGGGAAATGTGGTTGTATACTTCCCTCAAGGTCACTTGGAACAACTTGCCCTTGCTTTTCCTTTCTCTCCCTTGGACACCTTTGATCTTCCTTCCCAAATCTTTTGCAAAGTGATGAATGTCCAGCTTCTG GCCAATAAGGAGAATGATGAGGTCTATACGCAAGTTACTTTACTTCCTCAACCGGAG TTGAGAGGGCATAATTTGGGGAGCAAGCAGCTGGATGAGGTAGAGGCGGATGAGCATGCCGATGGGTCGCCTTCGAAACCAACCTCTCACATGTTTTGCAAGACACTAACAGCTTCTGACACTAGCATCCATGGAGGGTTCTCTGCTCCTCGTAGAGCTGCTGAAGACTGTTTTCCTCGGCTG GATTATAAACAGACAAGGCCCTCACAGGAGCTTGTTGTTAAAGACCTCCATGGAGTTGAGTGGAGGTTTCGCCATATATATAGGG GTCAACCAAGGCGACATCTCCTTACTACCGGCTGGAGTGTTTTTGTGAGTCAAAAGAATCTTATTGCTGGGGATGCAGTGCTCTTTCTGAG GGGCGAAGATGGGGAGCTGAGGTTGGGAATTAGAAGAGCTGTTCGACCAAGAACTGGTCTTCCAGATTCAATTATTGCGCAACATAATTCATATCCAAAGGTTCTTTCTGCAGTGGCTAATGCATTATCCACCAAAAGCGTGTTTCAAGTCTGCTACTGTCCAAG GGCCAGTCATGCCGAGTTCGTCATACCCTTCCAAAAGTATATTAAAAGCATCACAAATCCAATGTGCACTGGGGCAAGATTCAGAATGAAGTGTGAAATGGATGATTTGCCAGAGAGAAG GTGCAACGGTGTAGTGACAGGAATAGGGGACTCAGATCCTTATAAATGGCCTAACTCAAAGTGGAGATGCTTAATG GTTAGGTGGGATGATGATATCGCAAGTGATCACCAAGAGAGAGTTTCACCTTGGGAAATTGATCCTTCTGTTTTTCCCCCACCCTTAATTATTCCATCTCCATTCAAGTTAAAGAAACTGCGGACAGGTCTGCAGACTGCTGCACTTGACACCCCTGTCACTG GAGGGGTTGGATATTTGGACTTTGAGGAATCGACAAGATCCTCTAAGGTCTTGCAAGGTCAAGAAAATGTAGGTTTCATATCACCTGTATATGGATGTGGTACAGTGAACCATCCCCTCCATTTCGAGATGCAATCTATGGCACATCAAAGTCTTGCATCGACAGGACTTGGAAAGAGTAACATTAGTGATTTTATGAGGGCTCACTCCTCTTCTCACACAGGCTTTGCGGAAACAAATAGGTTTCCGAAGGTCTTGCAAGGTCAAGAAATTTGCTCATTGAGGTCCCTCACACACAAGGCTGATCTCAACCTTGGTGTTTGGGCAAAAACCAATCATGGTTGCAATTCTTTCAACATGAATCAAGCACCCAACACCAACTTCTATCCAGAAGGACTTCGAAATATATATTTTCCTTATAATGAGTTTTACAGAGCTGGCCAGGAACCTAAAATGTGTTCTTATGCATCTACACTTCCAAGGGGCAATGTTTTGTTCAATGCTTCCTCAATTAAGCCGGGGGTTAGTGTGGACGACATCAGGAAACCAAACCCTCCGAATGACCATAAGCCAATGGAGAATATCCCTAGTCccggttttggaaaaaaattgagGAATCAACAGGATGAGTGCTACAAAGGAAATGTGTCTGGATGTAAACTCTTTGGATTCTCCTTGACTGCGGAATCACCTACTCTGAACTCACAAAATTCTGGTAAGCGGAGTTGTACAAAG GTTCACAAGCAAGGCAGCTTGGTTGGAAGAGCCATTGATCTCTCAAGACTCTATGGATATAAAGACTTGATAACTGAACTAGAACATCTTTTCGGTATGGAAGGTCTTTTAAGTGCTCCTGATAAAGGGTGGCGGGTTTTGTACACTGACAGGGACAATGATGTAATGGTAGTTGGAGACGACCCGTGGCA TGAATTTTGTGATGTGGTATCCAAGATCCACATATACACAGGAGAAGAAGTGGAGAAGATGACCATAGGAATGGGTAGTGATGAGACTCAAAGCTGTTTGGAAGAAGCAGCAGTGATAATGGAAGCATCAAAGTCGTCCTCGGTGGGGCAGCCAGATTCCTCTCCCACTGTAATGAGGGGTATGAAGATCAGTGCTTGCTTTTAG
- the LOC108450340 gene encoding auxin response factor 4 isoform X2, whose translation MEIDLNHALNEVEKTVLCNGSCEKASACVYCLSSSSSSSSSSSSSSSSTSCTSNSGSPPCSSSIDLELWHACAGPLTSLPKKGNVVVYFPQGHLEQLALAFPFSPLDTFDLPSQIFCKVMNVQLLANKENDEVYTQVTLLPQPELRGHNLGSKQLDEVEADEHADGSPSKPTSHMFCKTLTASDTSIHGGFSAPRRAAEDCFPRLDYKQTRPSQELVVKDLHGVEWRFRHIYRGQPRRHLLTTGWSVFVSQKNLIAGDAVLFLRGEDGELRLGIRRAVRPRTGLPDSIIAQHNSYPKVLSAVANALSTKSVFQVCYCPRASHAEFVIPFQKYIKSITNPMCTGARFRMKCEMDDLPERRCNGVVTGIGDSDPYKWPNSKWRCLMVRWDDDIASDHQERVSPWEIDPSVFPPPLIIPSPFKLKKLRTGLQTAALDTPVTGGVGYLDFEESTRSSKVLQGQENVGFISPVYGCGTVNHPLHFEMQSMAHQSLASTGLGKSNISDFMRAHSSSHTGFAETNRFPKVLQGQEICSLRSLTHKADLNLGVWAKTNHGCNSFNMNQAPNTNFYPEGLRNIYFPYNEFYRAGQEPKMCSYASTLPRGNVLFNASSIKPGVSVDDIRKPNPPNDHKPMENIPSPGFGKKLRNQQDECYKGNVSGCKLFGFSLTAESPTLNSQNSGSQARQLGWKSH comes from the exons atggaaattgatcTGAACCATGCATTAAACGAGGTGGAGAAGACTGTACTTTGCAATGGCAGCTGTGAAAAAGCTAGTGCTTGCGTTTACTGTTTGTCGTCGTCGTCGTCATCATCATcgtcatcatcatcttcttcttcttctacttCATGTACTTCAAACTCAGGTTCACCTCCTTGTTCATCTTCCATTGACTTGGAGCTTTGGCATGCTTGTGCTGGTCCTCTCACATCACTTCCAAAGAAGGGAAATGTGGTTGTATACTTCCCTCAAGGTCACTTGGAACAACTTGCCCTTGCTTTTCCTTTCTCTCCCTTGGACACCTTTGATCTTCCTTCCCAAATCTTTTGCAAAGTGATGAATGTCCAGCTTCTG GCCAATAAGGAGAATGATGAGGTCTATACGCAAGTTACTTTACTTCCTCAACCGGAG TTGAGAGGGCATAATTTGGGGAGCAAGCAGCTGGATGAGGTAGAGGCGGATGAGCATGCCGATGGGTCGCCTTCGAAACCAACCTCTCACATGTTTTGCAAGACACTAACAGCTTCTGACACTAGCATCCATGGAGGGTTCTCTGCTCCTCGTAGAGCTGCTGAAGACTGTTTTCCTCGGCTG GATTATAAACAGACAAGGCCCTCACAGGAGCTTGTTGTTAAAGACCTCCATGGAGTTGAGTGGAGGTTTCGCCATATATATAGGG GTCAACCAAGGCGACATCTCCTTACTACCGGCTGGAGTGTTTTTGTGAGTCAAAAGAATCTTATTGCTGGGGATGCAGTGCTCTTTCTGAG GGGCGAAGATGGGGAGCTGAGGTTGGGAATTAGAAGAGCTGTTCGACCAAGAACTGGTCTTCCAGATTCAATTATTGCGCAACATAATTCATATCCAAAGGTTCTTTCTGCAGTGGCTAATGCATTATCCACCAAAAGCGTGTTTCAAGTCTGCTACTGTCCAAG GGCCAGTCATGCCGAGTTCGTCATACCCTTCCAAAAGTATATTAAAAGCATCACAAATCCAATGTGCACTGGGGCAAGATTCAGAATGAAGTGTGAAATGGATGATTTGCCAGAGAGAAG GTGCAACGGTGTAGTGACAGGAATAGGGGACTCAGATCCTTATAAATGGCCTAACTCAAAGTGGAGATGCTTAATG GTTAGGTGGGATGATGATATCGCAAGTGATCACCAAGAGAGAGTTTCACCTTGGGAAATTGATCCTTCTGTTTTTCCCCCACCCTTAATTATTCCATCTCCATTCAAGTTAAAGAAACTGCGGACAGGTCTGCAGACTGCTGCACTTGACACCCCTGTCACTG GAGGGGTTGGATATTTGGACTTTGAGGAATCGACAAGATCCTCTAAGGTCTTGCAAGGTCAAGAAAATGTAGGTTTCATATCACCTGTATATGGATGTGGTACAGTGAACCATCCCCTCCATTTCGAGATGCAATCTATGGCACATCAAAGTCTTGCATCGACAGGACTTGGAAAGAGTAACATTAGTGATTTTATGAGGGCTCACTCCTCTTCTCACACAGGCTTTGCGGAAACAAATAGGTTTCCGAAGGTCTTGCAAGGTCAAGAAATTTGCTCATTGAGGTCCCTCACACACAAGGCTGATCTCAACCTTGGTGTTTGGGCAAAAACCAATCATGGTTGCAATTCTTTCAACATGAATCAAGCACCCAACACCAACTTCTATCCAGAAGGACTTCGAAATATATATTTTCCTTATAATGAGTTTTACAGAGCTGGCCAGGAACCTAAAATGTGTTCTTATGCATCTACACTTCCAAGGGGCAATGTTTTGTTCAATGCTTCCTCAATTAAGCCGGGGGTTAGTGTGGACGACATCAGGAAACCAAACCCTCCGAATGACCATAAGCCAATGGAGAATATCCCTAGTCccggttttggaaaaaaattgagGAATCAACAGGATGAGTGCTACAAAGGAAATGTGTCTGGATGTAAACTCTTTGGATTCTCCTTGACTGCGGAATCACCTACTCTGAACTCACAAAATTCTG GTTCACAAGCAAGGCAGCTTGGTTGGAAGAGCCATTGA
- the LOC108453265 gene encoding tRNA ligase 1 isoform X2 — protein sequence MIEMVSKGLATLEVSLKHSGSLFMYAGNEGGAYAKNSFGNIYTAVGVFVLGRMFHEAWGSKAGEKQAQFNDFIERNRICISMELVTAVLGDHGQRPREDYTVVTAVTELGNGKPKFYSTPEVIAFCRKWRLPTNHVWLFSTRKSVTSFFAAYDLLCEEGTATSVCRALDEVADISAPGSKDHIKVQGEILEGLVARIVSHESSKHMEEVLKDHPPPPADGAGMDLGPSLREICAANRLDEKQQIKALLQKVGSSFCPDHSDWYDSHSRNADRSVLTNFLQAHPADYSTAKLQEMIRLMKEKRFPAAFKCYHNFHKAESMSSDNLFYKMVIHVRSDSGFRRYQKEMRHKPGLWPLYRGFFVDVNLFKANKERAAGIAKSNNDIVGHVNNGSSTSTIDGLANEDANLMIKLKFLTYKLRTFLIRNGLSILFKDGPAAYRAYYLRQMEIWGTSAGKQRELSKMLDEWAVYIRRKCGNRQLSSAIYLSEAEPFLEQYAKRSPENQVLIGSAGNLVKTEDFLAVVEGGMDEEGDLATEREEAAASLSPSVKDTIQKKEGLIVFFPGIPGCAKSAFCKELLNTPGGLGDDRPVQSLMGDLIKGKYWPKIADERRKKPYSIILADKNAPNEEVWKQIENMCHSTRASAVPVIPDSEGTDSNPFALDALAVFMFRVLQRVNHPGNLDKSSPNVGYVMLMFYHLYDGKSRNYFEDELVERFGSLVKIPLLKPDRSPLPASLISVLEEGINLYNLHTKRHGRLESNKGSYVQEWAKWEKKLRDTLSANAEYLNSIQVPFEFAVQQVLEQLRKIAKGDYTIPSTEKRKLGTVVFAAVDLPAAEIQGLLNKLSGMNSNAEAFLEDKPMDNFLRKAHVTLAHKKSHGFSAVAGYGLYLHRQVPVELNALLFTDKMAALQAQLGSIDDEKIVSKNEWPHVTIWTGEGVAPKEANTLPQLLSEGKATVVEINPPLTVSGTVEFY from the exons ATGATCGAGATGGTGTCTAAAGGTTTGGCTACTTTGGAG GTTTCACTTAAACACTCTGGATCTCTTTTTATGTATGCGGGCAATGAGGGTGGAGCATATGCTAAAAACAGCTTTGGAAATAT TTACACTGCTGTCGGTGTTTTTGTTCTTGGGCGCATGTTTCATGAGGCTTGGGGAAGTAAAGCTGGAGAGAAGCAAGCGCAATTCAATGATTTCATTGAG CGGAATCGTATTTGCATATCAATGGAGTTGGTAACTGCAGTTCTTGGAGACCATGGACAGCGCCCTCGAGAAGACTATA CTGTAGTAACAGCTGTCACTGAATTGGGCAATGGAAAGCCAAAGTTCTACTCCACTCCTGAAGTGATTGCTTTTTGTCGTAAATGGCGTCTACCGACTAATCATGTATGGTTGTTCTCAACAAG GAAGTCAGTTACATCATTTTTCGCTGCTTATGATCTGTTATGTGAAGAAGGAACGGCGACTTCTGTATGTAGGGCTCTTGATGAAGTTGCAGATATATCTGCACCTG GTTCTAAAGATCATATTAAGGTGCAGGGAGAAATCTTGGAGGGTCTTGTTGCTCGTATTGTAAGTCATGAGAGCTCAAAACATATGGAGGAGGTCTTGAAAGATCACCCTCCTCCACCTGCTGACGGAG CTGGCATGGATTTGGGACCAAGTCTAAGGGAAATTTGTGCTGCAAATAGGTTGGATGAAAAACAG CAAATAAAGGCTCTCCTTCAAAAAGTTGGTTCTTCCTTTTGTCCTGATCATTCAGACTGGTATGATTCACATTCAAGAAATGCAGACAGATCTGTACTTACAAATTTTTTGCAAGCTCATCCTGCTGATTATTCAACTGCTAAGTTGCAG GAAATGATTCGTTTGATGAAAGAAAAACGTTTTCCAGCTGCATTCAAATGTTATCATAACTTCCACAAAGCTGAATCTATGTCAAGTGACAACCTTTTCTATAAAATGGTCATTCATGTCCGTAGTGACTCAGGATTTAGGCGTTATCAAAAGGAGATGAG GCACAAGCCAGGATTGTGGCCTCTTTATCGAG GTTTTTTTGTTGATGTTAATTTGTTCAAGGCAAACAAGGAACGAGCTGCTGGAATTGCAAAAAGCAACAATGATATAGTAGGACATGTAAATAATGGAAGTAGCACATCCACAATAGATGGTTTAGCCAATGAAGATGCAAATCTAATGATTAAACTGAAGTTTCTTACATATAAG TTGAGAACATTTCTGATCCGCAATGGGTTGTCGATTCTTTTCAAGGATGGTCCAGCTGCTTACAGGGCTTACTATCTCAG GCAAATGGAGATTTGGGGCACTTCAGCAGGAAAGCAGAGAGAACTCAGCAAGATGCTTGATGAATG GGCTGTGTACATTCGAAGGAAATGTGGAAACAGACAATTATCATCAGCAATATACCTTTCTGAAGCCGAGCCATTTCTTGAACAGTATGCAAAACGTAGTCCAGAGAATCAGGTTCTAATTGGATCTGCTGGGAACTTGGTAAAGACTGAAGATTTCTTGGCAGTTGTTGAAGGAGGCATGGATGAAGAGGGTGATCTTGCGACAGAACGGGAGGAAGCAGCAGCAAGTCTTAGCCCCTCAGTCAAGGACACTATTCAGAAAAAGGAGGGTTTGATTGTATTTTTCCCAG GAATACCCGGTTGTGCAAAGTCTGCATTTTGCAAAGAACTATTAAATACCCCAGGAGGACTTGGAGATGATCGACCAGTTCAGAGTTTGATGGGTGACCTTATCAAAG GAAAATATTGGCCCAAAATAGCTGATGAGCGCCGGAAAAAGCCATATTCTATAATTCTTGCAGATAAGAATGCACCAAATGAAGAAGTTTGGAAACAG ATTGAGAACATGTGCCATAGCACCAGAGCTTCAGCTGTTCCAGTCATACCTGATTCTGAAG GGACCGACTCAAATCCATTTGCTCTTGATGCATTAGCTGTTTTCATGTTTCGTGTGCTTCAACGAGTCAATCATCCG GGTAATCTTGACAAGTCATCTCCAAATGTTGGCTATGTGATGCTAATGTTTTATCACCTTTATGATGGAAAG AGTCGCAATTATTTTGAGGATGAATTGGTTGAACGTTTTGGCTCTCTTGTCAAGATACCATTGTTGAAACCTGACAG GAGTCCCCTACCTGCTTCTTTGATATCAGTTCTGGAAGAGGGAATAAATCTATACAATCTTCACACTAAGAGACATGGAAG ATTGGAGTCGAATAAGGGTTCATATGTACAGGAGTGGGCTAAATGGGAGAAGAAATTAAGGGACACTTTGTCTGCCAATGCTGAATATCTTAATTCTATTCAG GTTCCATTCGAGTTTGCAGTTCAGCAAGTGTTGGAACAGCTGAGAAAGATAGCAAAGGGTGACTACACTATACCAAGTACTGAGAAGAGGAAGCTTGGAACTGTTGTTTTTGCTGCTGTCGACTTGCCTGCTGCAGAAATCCAGGGGCTTCTTAACAAG TTGTCTGGTATGAACTCCAATGCTGAAGCATTCCTCGAGGACAAACCTATGGACAACTTCCTCAGGAAGGCTCATGTGACTCTGGCTCACAAGAAAAGTCATGGTTTCTCAGCTGTGGCTGGTTATGGTCTCTACCTCCACCGTCAGGTTCCTGTGGAACTGAACGCTCTTCTGTTCACTGATAAAATGGCCGCACTTCAGGCCCAACTTGGTTCCATTGACGACGAAAAGATAGTGTCGAAAAATGAATGGCCCCATGTTACCATATGGACTGGGGAAGGAGTGGCGCCCAAGGAGGCCAACACATTACCTCAATTGCTCTCAGAAGGGAAGGCAACTGTTGTTGAAATCAACCCGCCACTCACCGTATCAGGTACGGTGGAATTTTACTGA
- the LOC108453265 gene encoding tRNA ligase 1 isoform X1, with product MSASRRFLCTLSHSFTHKSTLFPFSRSRYFYTLAMSQKQTKPNPFTSASASVDEAVTSKLGGLSISDGHVWKPKSYGTVTGSNAASAADVQTEKNNVDLSRIFLNPNLLENFKVDNSTYSLAQIRATFYPKFENEKSDQEIRIRMIEMVSKGLATLEVSLKHSGSLFMYAGNEGGAYAKNSFGNIYTAVGVFVLGRMFHEAWGSKAGEKQAQFNDFIERNRICISMELVTAVLGDHGQRPREDYTVVTAVTELGNGKPKFYSTPEVIAFCRKWRLPTNHVWLFSTRKSVTSFFAAYDLLCEEGTATSVCRALDEVADISAPGSKDHIKVQGEILEGLVARIVSHESSKHMEEVLKDHPPPPADGAGMDLGPSLREICAANRLDEKQQIKALLQKVGSSFCPDHSDWYDSHSRNADRSVLTNFLQAHPADYSTAKLQEMIRLMKEKRFPAAFKCYHNFHKAESMSSDNLFYKMVIHVRSDSGFRRYQKEMRHKPGLWPLYRGFFVDVNLFKANKERAAGIAKSNNDIVGHVNNGSSTSTIDGLANEDANLMIKLKFLTYKLRTFLIRNGLSILFKDGPAAYRAYYLRQMEIWGTSAGKQRELSKMLDEWAVYIRRKCGNRQLSSAIYLSEAEPFLEQYAKRSPENQVLIGSAGNLVKTEDFLAVVEGGMDEEGDLATEREEAAASLSPSVKDTIQKKEGLIVFFPGIPGCAKSAFCKELLNTPGGLGDDRPVQSLMGDLIKGKYWPKIADERRKKPYSIILADKNAPNEEVWKQIENMCHSTRASAVPVIPDSEGTDSNPFALDALAVFMFRVLQRVNHPGNLDKSSPNVGYVMLMFYHLYDGKSRNYFEDELVERFGSLVKIPLLKPDRSPLPASLISVLEEGINLYNLHTKRHGRLESNKGSYVQEWAKWEKKLRDTLSANAEYLNSIQVPFEFAVQQVLEQLRKIAKGDYTIPSTEKRKLGTVVFAAVDLPAAEIQGLLNKLSGMNSNAEAFLEDKPMDNFLRKAHVTLAHKKSHGFSAVAGYGLYLHRQVPVELNALLFTDKMAALQAQLGSIDDEKIVSKNEWPHVTIWTGEGVAPKEANTLPQLLSEGKATVVEINPPLTVSGTVEFY from the exons ATGTCGGCATCGCGGAGATTTCTCTGCACTTTATCCCACTCCTTTACTCATAAATCCACTCTTTTTCCTTTCTCTCGCTCTCGCTACTTTTATACTCTAGCCATGTCCCAAAAACAG ACAAAGCCGAACCCGTTTACATCTGCTTCCGCATCGGTCGATGAAGCTGTTACTTCCAAGCTCGGTGGTTTGAGTATCTCTGACGGACACGTTTGGAAGCCGAAGTCCTATGGAACCGTTACTGGATCCAACGCCGCTTCCGCCGCTGATGTTCAAACCGAGAAGAACAATGTTGATTTGAGTAGAATTTTTTTGAATCCtaatttgttagaaaatttcAAAGTTGATAATTCGACTTATTCACTTGCACAAATCAGAGCTACTTTTTATCCGAAATTCGAAAACGAAAAGTCTGATCAAGAG ATTAGGATACGGATGATCGAGATGGTGTCTAAAGGTTTGGCTACTTTGGAG GTTTCACTTAAACACTCTGGATCTCTTTTTATGTATGCGGGCAATGAGGGTGGAGCATATGCTAAAAACAGCTTTGGAAATAT TTACACTGCTGTCGGTGTTTTTGTTCTTGGGCGCATGTTTCATGAGGCTTGGGGAAGTAAAGCTGGAGAGAAGCAAGCGCAATTCAATGATTTCATTGAG CGGAATCGTATTTGCATATCAATGGAGTTGGTAACTGCAGTTCTTGGAGACCATGGACAGCGCCCTCGAGAAGACTATA CTGTAGTAACAGCTGTCACTGAATTGGGCAATGGAAAGCCAAAGTTCTACTCCACTCCTGAAGTGATTGCTTTTTGTCGTAAATGGCGTCTACCGACTAATCATGTATGGTTGTTCTCAACAAG GAAGTCAGTTACATCATTTTTCGCTGCTTATGATCTGTTATGTGAAGAAGGAACGGCGACTTCTGTATGTAGGGCTCTTGATGAAGTTGCAGATATATCTGCACCTG GTTCTAAAGATCATATTAAGGTGCAGGGAGAAATCTTGGAGGGTCTTGTTGCTCGTATTGTAAGTCATGAGAGCTCAAAACATATGGAGGAGGTCTTGAAAGATCACCCTCCTCCACCTGCTGACGGAG CTGGCATGGATTTGGGACCAAGTCTAAGGGAAATTTGTGCTGCAAATAGGTTGGATGAAAAACAG CAAATAAAGGCTCTCCTTCAAAAAGTTGGTTCTTCCTTTTGTCCTGATCATTCAGACTGGTATGATTCACATTCAAGAAATGCAGACAGATCTGTACTTACAAATTTTTTGCAAGCTCATCCTGCTGATTATTCAACTGCTAAGTTGCAG GAAATGATTCGTTTGATGAAAGAAAAACGTTTTCCAGCTGCATTCAAATGTTATCATAACTTCCACAAAGCTGAATCTATGTCAAGTGACAACCTTTTCTATAAAATGGTCATTCATGTCCGTAGTGACTCAGGATTTAGGCGTTATCAAAAGGAGATGAG GCACAAGCCAGGATTGTGGCCTCTTTATCGAG GTTTTTTTGTTGATGTTAATTTGTTCAAGGCAAACAAGGAACGAGCTGCTGGAATTGCAAAAAGCAACAATGATATAGTAGGACATGTAAATAATGGAAGTAGCACATCCACAATAGATGGTTTAGCCAATGAAGATGCAAATCTAATGATTAAACTGAAGTTTCTTACATATAAG TTGAGAACATTTCTGATCCGCAATGGGTTGTCGATTCTTTTCAAGGATGGTCCAGCTGCTTACAGGGCTTACTATCTCAG GCAAATGGAGATTTGGGGCACTTCAGCAGGAAAGCAGAGAGAACTCAGCAAGATGCTTGATGAATG GGCTGTGTACATTCGAAGGAAATGTGGAAACAGACAATTATCATCAGCAATATACCTTTCTGAAGCCGAGCCATTTCTTGAACAGTATGCAAAACGTAGTCCAGAGAATCAGGTTCTAATTGGATCTGCTGGGAACTTGGTAAAGACTGAAGATTTCTTGGCAGTTGTTGAAGGAGGCATGGATGAAGAGGGTGATCTTGCGACAGAACGGGAGGAAGCAGCAGCAAGTCTTAGCCCCTCAGTCAAGGACACTATTCAGAAAAAGGAGGGTTTGATTGTATTTTTCCCAG GAATACCCGGTTGTGCAAAGTCTGCATTTTGCAAAGAACTATTAAATACCCCAGGAGGACTTGGAGATGATCGACCAGTTCAGAGTTTGATGGGTGACCTTATCAAAG GAAAATATTGGCCCAAAATAGCTGATGAGCGCCGGAAAAAGCCATATTCTATAATTCTTGCAGATAAGAATGCACCAAATGAAGAAGTTTGGAAACAG ATTGAGAACATGTGCCATAGCACCAGAGCTTCAGCTGTTCCAGTCATACCTGATTCTGAAG GGACCGACTCAAATCCATTTGCTCTTGATGCATTAGCTGTTTTCATGTTTCGTGTGCTTCAACGAGTCAATCATCCG GGTAATCTTGACAAGTCATCTCCAAATGTTGGCTATGTGATGCTAATGTTTTATCACCTTTATGATGGAAAG AGTCGCAATTATTTTGAGGATGAATTGGTTGAACGTTTTGGCTCTCTTGTCAAGATACCATTGTTGAAACCTGACAG GAGTCCCCTACCTGCTTCTTTGATATCAGTTCTGGAAGAGGGAATAAATCTATACAATCTTCACACTAAGAGACATGGAAG ATTGGAGTCGAATAAGGGTTCATATGTACAGGAGTGGGCTAAATGGGAGAAGAAATTAAGGGACACTTTGTCTGCCAATGCTGAATATCTTAATTCTATTCAG GTTCCATTCGAGTTTGCAGTTCAGCAAGTGTTGGAACAGCTGAGAAAGATAGCAAAGGGTGACTACACTATACCAAGTACTGAGAAGAGGAAGCTTGGAACTGTTGTTTTTGCTGCTGTCGACTTGCCTGCTGCAGAAATCCAGGGGCTTCTTAACAAG TTGTCTGGTATGAACTCCAATGCTGAAGCATTCCTCGAGGACAAACCTATGGACAACTTCCTCAGGAAGGCTCATGTGACTCTGGCTCACAAGAAAAGTCATGGTTTCTCAGCTGTGGCTGGTTATGGTCTCTACCTCCACCGTCAGGTTCCTGTGGAACTGAACGCTCTTCTGTTCACTGATAAAATGGCCGCACTTCAGGCCCAACTTGGTTCCATTGACGACGAAAAGATAGTGTCGAAAAATGAATGGCCCCATGTTACCATATGGACTGGGGAAGGAGTGGCGCCCAAGGAGGCCAACACATTACCTCAATTGCTCTCAGAAGGGAAGGCAACTGTTGTTGAAATCAACCCGCCACTCACCGTATCAGGTACGGTGGAATTTTACTGA